GGTGCTGCATGACAACCGGCACAACGGCCTGTCTGGCCTGCTGGTCGATGGCCGCGAGCGTGTCGTGCGCTGCAATGCCCAGTCGGTACCGGTAGCGGAGTGACCATGCCTGAGGGTCATGTGGCCGAGCGCAATGTAGCCTTGGAATCAGGCTGGAAAGCGGCTTTGGGTGATGAGTTCGAGAAGCCTTACATGCAGCAATTGCGCGCCTTTCTACTGGCAGAAAAGGCCGCCGGCAAGGTGATCTTTCCGCCGGGGCCGCTGATATTCAATGCGCTCAACAGCACGCCGTTGGACAAGCTCAAGGTGGTGATGATCGGTCAGGATCCCTATCACGGGCCAGGTCAGGCTCACGGGTTGAGCTTCTCCGTACCGCCGGGGATACATCCACCACCTTCGCTGCAGAATATCTTCAAGGAACAGCAACGCGACCTGGAGCTGCCCATTCCCAAGCACGGCTGCCTGCAAAGCTGGGCCGAGCAGGGTGTGTTGCTGCTTAATGCCGTGCTGACGGTCGAACAGGCCAACGCAGGCGCCCACGCCGGCCAAGGCTGGGAAACCTTTACCACCAAAGTGATCGAGGTTGCGGCCAAGGAGCATGAGCATCTGGTATTCATGCTCTGGGGCAGCTACGCGCAGAAAAAAGCGGGGCAGGTGGATCTGTCGAGCCATAAAGTGCTGACGTCAGTGCACCCCTCTCCGCTCTCGGCGCACCGTGGATTTATCGGCAACGGGCATTTTTCCGCCGCCAACGCTTACCTGCAGGAGCACGGGCGGCAACCGATTGACTGGCGCTTACCGGATGGCGCAGTCTAGAAATTACCCTTTGTTTTACTGTTCTGGAGTGTTTTATGGATCATGCATTGCAACCCTATACCGCTCTGGTACCGCGCACTGACAAGCTGGTAGTGCAGAAGGTCGGGCATACCGCGCTGGTGACCATTGATAACGCGCCTGCCAATACCTGGGATACCGATACCCTGCACGGCCTGGTCGAACTGGTGGCGCACCTGAGTGCAGACCCGGAGATCTATGCTCTGGTGATCACCGGCCGCGGTGAGCGTTTCTTTTCCGCTGGCGCCGATCTTAAATTATTCGCCGATGGCGACAAGGCCCGTGCGCGGCTGATGGCTCGCCTCTTTGGGCAGGCCTTTGAAGCATTGCGAGATTTTTCCGGAGTTTCGATTGCTGCGTTGAATGGCTACGCTATGGGCGGCGGCCTGGAGTGCGCCCTGGCCTGCGATATCCGTATTGCCGAGCGTCAGG
This genomic stretch from Halopseudomonas pelagia harbors:
- the ung gene encoding uracil-DNA glycosylase; translation: MPEGHVAERNVALESGWKAALGDEFEKPYMQQLRAFLLAEKAAGKVIFPPGPLIFNALNSTPLDKLKVVMIGQDPYHGPGQAHGLSFSVPPGIHPPPSLQNIFKEQQRDLELPIPKHGCLQSWAEQGVLLLNAVLTVEQANAGAHAGQGWETFTTKVIEVAAKEHEHLVFMLWGSYAQKKAGQVDLSSHKVLTSVHPSPLSAHRGFIGNGHFSAANAYLQEHGRQPIDWRLPDGAV
- a CDS encoding enoyl-CoA hydratase — its product is MDHALQPYTALVPRTDKLVVQKVGHTALVTIDNAPANTWDTDTLHGLVELVAHLSADPEIYALVITGRGERFFSAGADLKLFADGDKARARLMARLFGQAFEALRDFSGVSIAALNGYAMGGGLECALACDIRIAERQVQLALPEASVGLLPCAGGTQALAWLVGEGWAKRMILCGERIDGVKAERIGLVEEVVEQGQALTTALRLAAQVGRQSPLAVKACKTLIQGAREQPLNSLLAQERERFVDLFDHEDTLEGVNAFFEKRPPQWRNR